From Camelus dromedarius isolate mCamDro1 chromosome 2, mCamDro1.pat, whole genome shotgun sequence, one genomic window encodes:
- the LOC135319021 gene encoding basic salivary proline-rich protein 1-like: MCCLFRARLAHGESRGGGINGRFLQGEKRNTVSAPAAPGPAPGEGDTLDTRATGAKDTRADGAGAPPRGTGDPTPRERGLHPGERDRTRGKGATPENGTPTLGYGAPTLGSEHTPRGPRRPPQARDAGKRQAPPEGPAAPIGRKATRESPRAPTTPQRPSRSRPRHVPPGPRRGRRRRGAGRRAGAAPEGGAWTRPPRPPPPPGLGAAPYRPQGPPRRPQPTASRSAPARGRRRRGCSLPAGSSGRGNLAAERTATGGGRGPWRLRGPQSCGNCQLPSPRPEGQRPRRPRGRTEVRGSGLRRCAPSNPRPARDWFPSRQLGERPSGRSPLGFPSGSDPLLIQKPIPPLWAPEL, from the coding sequence atgtgCTGTTTGTTCCGAGCTCGCCTCGCGCACGGTGAGAGTCGCGGCGGCGGGATTAACGGAAGATTCCTGCAGGGGGAGAAGAGAAACACAGTCAGCGCTCCGGCGGCCCCGGGCCCGGCACCTGGGGAGGGAGACACCCTGGACACGCGCGCCACGGGCGCCAAAGACACCCGCGCGGACGGGGCTGGGGCACCACCCCGGGGGACCGGGGACCCCACCCCGAGGGAACGGGGACTCCACCCGGGGGAACGGGACCGCACCCGGGGAAAAGGGGCCACCCCGGAGAACGGGACCCCCACCCTGGGGTATGGGGCACCCACCCTAGGGTCAGAGCACACACCGCGGGGACCCCGGCGCCCACCACAGGCTCGGGACGCCGGGAAGCGGCAGGCGCCCCCCGAGGGTCCCGCGGCCCCAATTGGGCGGAAGGCGACACGGGAGTCTCCGCGGGCCCCAACTACCCCCCAGAGGCCGTCGCGCTCCCGGCCCCGCCACGTCCCCCCGGGTCCTCGCCGAGGCCGGCGGCGCCGGGGGGCGGGCAGGCGGGCCGGGGCTGCTCCTGAAGGGGGAGCCTGGACGCGCCCACCCCGCCCTCCGCCTCCTCCCGGGCTCGGCGCTGCCCCCTACAGGCCGCAGGGCCCTCCCCGGCGCCCCCAACCCACCGCGAGCCGCTCGGCTCCCGCTCGAGGTCGCCGCCGTCGCGGCTGCTCTCTCCCGGCCGGCTCATCCGGCCGCGGGAACCTCGCCGCCGAGCGGACGGCGACTGGCGGCGGCCGCGGGCCCTGGAGACTCCGGGGCCCCCAGAGCTGCGGCAACTGCCAATTACCCTCCCCGCGCCCCGAGGGGCAACGACCGCGCAGGCCGCGGGGCCGCACGGAGGTCCGGGGCTCGGGGCTCCGCCGCTGTGCCCCCTCCAACCCCCGCCCGGCGCGGGACTGGTTCCCCTCCCGCCAGCTCGGGGAGAGGCCCTCCGGACGTTCCCCTCTGGGCTTCCCCAGTGGGTCAGACCCACTTCTCATACAGAAACCAATTCCGCCCCTTTGGGCTCCTGAACTGTGA